ACCGCATTGCGGTGACTGCCGGACTGGTAAACGACCAGCCCTGCGATGCCCTGCGGCGAAACGCCAGTGGCACGAACTTCTGGTTCGGGAACGGCGCTGGCGGGAGCAACTACGCCGTCCACTTCGAGAACACGAACGATACGAGCGGAGAGTTTGAGATGGTCGCCTACGATGGCGGTAGCAACGCCATCTACGACACGGAAGTCCAGTTCGTGTACGACGGACCGGACGTGTGGTACAATACGACGATGCGGGTCGCACCGGGTGAGCCAGATGCGTGAGTCCCGTGCCGTCTCGACGCCGCTCGGGTACGCCCTCACGCTGGCGATAACGGCCATTCTGGTGACCGGGCTGTTGATAGCCGGGACTGGCTTCGTTGAGGAACGACAAGAGAGCGTCATCAGGGAGGAACTGTCGGTTATCGGCCAGCAGGTGGCTGCGGACTTCGCCCGTGTCGACAGATTGGTCGTGGCAGCGGACAGCAGCGGCGCGTCGTTGACGGCCACCACCCGACAGACGTTCCCCGAGCGGGTATCCGGAAGCAACTATCGGCTGTCTCTCGACCCGGGTACGGAACGACTTGTTCTGACATCGACTGAGCCTGAAGTCAGGGTTACGGTGAGCGTGACGAACCGAACGTCCCTTCAGGAATCGACTGTCGATGGCGGGATCGTCGAGGTTGCGTACAACGGGTCAAGCAAGGCGCTGGAGGTGAACGATGGGTGAGCCAATGGACACCCGCGCGGTGAGTGAAGTCCTCGGATACGTACTCGTGTTCACCCTCATCATCTCCGCGGTCGCCGTCGTTTCCGTCAGCGGACTCGGCACGCTGGAGGACGTGAAGCAGAACGAACAACTCGACAACGCGGAGCGGGCTTTCGACATCCTCGCTGACAACGTCGCTGACGTGTACATGCGAGGGGCCCCAAGCAGAGGGACAGAGATCAGCGTGGGCGAGTCAACCGTCTACACCGCCGAGGAGACAACAGTGAACGTGACTGTCAACGGAACGCCCGTCCTGAACCGGACTTCATCGCCCATCGTCTACCGCAACAACCGTGACCAGCGCCTAGTGTACAATATGGGGGCCGTCTTCAGGACGAACCCGGACGGCGGTCTCGTCATCCGACAGCCCCCGCACGTGGTCCGGAACGAACGTCTCCTGCTCAACATGGTCGTCCTCCGGTCGTCGAACCAGACCAGCGTCGGCGGGTCGACCGCGCTCGTCCGGACGCTCAACGACGGCTCCGCCCTCCGGTACAACAACACTGGGGGCGCAGCGAGCAACGTCTCCATCAGAATCGAGTCGCCACGAGCGCCGCTGTGGGCCGATTACTTCCTCGGGCAGGGCTTTGACTGTCCTACCCAGACACAGACGATGGTGCGCTGTGAGTATCCAAAAAGTGGGTCAGTCGAGCGCGCGTACGTCGTCAGCCACGACATTCAGATCGATATCGAGCGGTAGATTAGCTGCCGGTCACGTTCACATCGTTGACGGAGACGTGGAGATACGTGATCTGCGTGTCGCTGGGGTCCGTCAAATCAAGCCCCATTTCTTGAATTGCAGGGTTGTAATCGAATGTGTTCGACGGGTTTCCACGGATGCTTATCTGTTTGCAGATGACGCCACCCTCCACGGTTCCGGACCCGCGCTGTTCGCAGGTGGAGCCGGGCGCGATCAGAACACCGACGTACGTCGTGCTCCCCTTCAGTTCGACAGCCCCGTCCGAGTGAACGAGGGTTTTGAGGTCAGTCGGGTCGCCGGCGTTTTTGTTCATCTCATTAGTGAGCGTGAAACTCCGTCGCACGTAGACGGTCACGACTTCGTTGTCATCGACACCGTTTATCTCGACGGTATCCGACGTGAAGTCGTCGTCTACCACAATCGAGACGTTCCCGCCGGGATTGTCGACTGTCAAACTTCCCGGGTCGGTGTCGTAGTAATACGTGCCTGAACTGCTTATCGTCGACGGTGGTGAGTCGTCACAGTTCACACCGCTTTCACAGTCATCGATCTTGTCTTCGATTCTGGAATCGACGGAGGGGAAACTGACACCCTGACTGTACGGCGACGGCGGGGACCCCGCTCCCTTTACCGACAACCCGCTGGGGTCCGTTGTGGCAGCGACGTTGTCGAAGGACGCGTTGAACGGTATGACGAGCTCGGCCGTCACCGTCTCCTTCGAGTGGTCATACGTGACTGTCCCGTCGGTCCGTTCCTCGAAATAGGATCCCCAAGCGCGGTAGTAGGCGCTCTGGACGGTGACGTTGATATCACTCCCGTTGAGCGGGTTCCGAAAGGCCTCGTCCCGGGCCCTATCGGGGAAATACTGGGTCGTGTCGTTGCGTGTGACGGCGGCGCGGCTCTCGATGGTCTCATCTCCGGTGACGGTCACGAGGGGGAGTGTCAGCGTTCGACTCCGGTAGTGGAACTCCGGCGGCGAGATCATGACCGCCTGACCGTCGGCGTCTGTCCGCCATACGCCGCCACCCTGATACGCGATTTCCGTCCCCTCGCCGTCGTAGACGACCGCCCCGAGGGACCCGTTCCTGATGGTCGTCACGTCCCCGGAGGCGTTGGTGTAGGTGATGTTCATCCACCCCGCGTCCCCTCGGACGTCGTACACGGAGTCACCGCTGGCTGGTAAGTCGACTTGCTGGACGCTCGACTGACCGAGGGCGACGAGCGCGACCTTTGAGTCGAACTGCGTCATCGTGTTCTCGGTGCGCTCGACGTCCAGTCGGCCCTGCGTAGTGGTGATGGCCTCCGCACCGACGACGACAACAGCCGTCGTCGAGGCAATGACGAGGGCGAACACGAGGATGAGCCCGAGCGGACCACTTTGTCCCCGATTTGTTGCCCGACCATTACCGTGCATACCCTGAGGAGCATCTCTTCGCGTATAAAATGAGCGGCCAAGGGGGTCGACGGGCTGCCGATCCGGGGCGAGATGAAAACGGTTTAGTCGCGTGACCGCCGACTCGACAACGGGAACTGCACGACCGCAAATCTGACTCGCCGTTGATTTCAACGGCTTGGGATTGCGGCCGTGTTCGGCGCACCAGCGCCAACACCGCATCGAAACCTGTTGCAGCACAGCGGTCTGTGCCGTTCCAACCAGATTACAATGGCACGAATGCATACACGCCGTCGCGGTTCGTCCGACTCGGACAAACCGGCGGCAGACGAACCCCCGGAGTGGAGTGATGTCGACGAAGACGCCATCGAAGACCGCGTCGTCGAACTGGCCGAACAGGGCCACTCGCCCAGCGAGATCGGCCTGAAGCTGCGCGACGAGGGCGTTCAGGGCACACCGATCCCTGACGTCTCGCTCGCGACCGGCAAGAAGGTTACCGAAATCCTCGAAGAGAACGAAGCCGAGCCGGACTTCCCGGAGGACCTCCGGAACCTGCTCGAGCGGGCCGTCCGCCTTCGTGACCACATGGACGAGAACCCCGGTGACTACCAGAACAAGCGTGCACTCCAGAACACGCAGTCGAAGATCCGACGCCTCATCGACTA
The Haloarcula sp. CBA1129 genome window above contains:
- a CDS encoding 30S ribosomal protein S15, yielding MARMHTRRRGSSDSDKPAADEPPEWSDVDEDAIEDRVVELAEQGHSPSEIGLKLRDEGVQGTPIPDVSLATGKKVTEILEENEAEPDFPEDLRNLLERAVRLRDHMDENPGDYQNKRALQNTQSKIRRLIDYYRGDEIDEDFTYSYDNAVEALGLE